From Macrobrachium rosenbergii isolate ZJJX-2024 chromosome 55, ASM4041242v1, whole genome shotgun sequence, a single genomic window includes:
- the LOC136835252 gene encoding DNA repair protein RAD51 homolog 2-like: MAESRQLTTLSLSRRAKDKMKKTKLKTVKDVLSLSYLDVAEVLHMNNKECKQFMDHLFVTCCPKHLTALDMVDTEFKGSIRLGNDQLDALLHGGLQFGTISEFVGPCGVGKTQWCYYASILCFT, encoded by the exons ATGGCTGAAAGTAGACAGCTAACCACGCTTTCCCTAAGTCGAAGAGCAAAGGACAAGATGAAGAAAACTAAATTAAAGACAGTTAAG GATGTTTTGAGCTTATCCTATCTAGATGTAGCTGAGGTGCTCCATATGAATAACAAGGAGTGTAAACAGTTTATGGACCATTTGTTTGTAACTTGTTGTCCCAAACATCTCACT GCACTGGATATGGTAGACACAGAATTTAAAGGTAGCATCAGGCTTGGTAATGATCAGCTTGATGCACTGTTGCATGGTGGCCTTCAGTTTGGGACCATTTCTGAATTTGTTG GCCCATGTGGTGTTGGGAAAACTCAGTGGTGCTACTACGCTTCTATTCTCTGTTTTACCTGA